The following proteins come from a genomic window of Edaphobacter sp. 4G125:
- a CDS encoding TonB-dependent receptor codes for MFRTLSLSAFVAFFFFGFLSTHQLHAQSTTASMLGVVHDSSGAVIPGAEVTVTNAGTSFTRTIPTDNEGGYLFTNLPIGAYELRATMNGFQTFVQTGITLVVNQNARVDITLSLGAASQTVQVDAQVNTVDTHSAVMGELVDRERIQELPLNGRNAMQLAAVVPGVTNILAAPTVQTQSRSGPSITVAGGRDTQNEFRFDGASWKNITQNTALNLPNPDALQEFQILTSSPSAEYGRNSGGIFIAVTRAGTNKFHGSAYDYLRNTALNARNYFTRPPNKKPTLIQNQFGGTLGGPIIRNKLFGFFSYQGTRIHQTQILAPSFVPTQAQRNGMFTDASGNPLIMRDPIRNSVYVGQIPTSDFDPTAVRILNQFVASSPTGSNVSIQVPNPSVDDQYVGRADYNVTQKDSLYVRYFRDKGTLTNQAGTFAPYATSDTSLSLQSWVLGATHAFSSSLLNELRLSVARIDSNVTQKDTRQLSDFGANFPGVISPQLPNINISGFINLNVTDLFNEHDNIYQLGDTFRWTHGKHSISVGGEIERLELYNFGSSGNNGTFTFNGTRTAGTVPNPSNPGSTITVTGNAFADFLIGRPATLLQASPYHRNAKTWDGYAFVQDDYRLTDRVTLNLGLRYSIFQPFGITGNRTNTFRAGQQSTVVPSAPLGMVFPGDRNIQNGLVATNYTNIAPRIGVAYDPLGNGRMSIRAAYGLFFEDLRSDIFTYAAVNQPFVISNTLNVPSSLTDPYRGTVDPFPYTYNPSNPRFTFPMSLFTVLAPTLNSPYVHNISASIQQEIFGGMQFNIGYVGKLEHGLVRMTQANPAVYGPGATLANTDARRPLLPGTYASVRVICMCSPATYHSMQTSLSKNYSNGLTFKLAYTWGKLLDQYSATNLGQFPQDPANPAADRARSDFDRRSVFSGSIVYQIPFYKNANPVLRQVFSNWSVNSLIQMSSGLPFNVVTGRDASLTGVGYDRPNVVGNPQRSSYSNHADKLAQFFNKSAYVANNPGQYGNSGRNSLSGPGLQNVNLSLVRSFPLGERYGKVQFRSEFFNALNHANFGQPDSNFNNFSTSFASIRSASDPRIMQFALRYQF; via the coding sequence AGGGAGGTTATCTGTTCACAAACCTCCCCATCGGTGCCTATGAGCTTAGGGCAACGATGAATGGTTTTCAGACATTCGTGCAGACAGGCATCACGCTTGTGGTTAACCAGAATGCACGTGTCGACATCACGCTTTCACTAGGCGCCGCGTCACAGACAGTGCAGGTCGATGCGCAGGTCAATACCGTCGATACCCACTCTGCTGTCATGGGCGAGTTGGTTGACCGCGAACGCATTCAGGAGTTGCCCCTCAACGGACGCAACGCGATGCAGCTCGCTGCAGTAGTGCCGGGCGTGACCAACATTCTCGCAGCACCAACGGTACAGACGCAGAGCCGCAGCGGCCCCAGCATTACTGTAGCCGGAGGCCGCGATACGCAAAACGAGTTCCGTTTCGATGGAGCCTCGTGGAAAAACATTACGCAGAATACGGCCCTCAATCTTCCCAATCCTGATGCGCTGCAGGAGTTTCAGATCTTGACCTCCAGTCCCAGCGCCGAGTATGGCCGCAATTCGGGCGGGATCTTTATTGCTGTGACACGCGCCGGTACCAACAAGTTTCATGGTTCCGCCTATGACTACCTACGTAACACGGCGTTGAATGCGCGAAACTACTTTACCCGCCCGCCCAACAAGAAGCCAACCCTGATTCAGAACCAGTTTGGCGGCACGCTCGGTGGACCGATCATACGCAATAAACTCTTCGGCTTCTTCTCCTATCAGGGAACTCGCATTCACCAGACACAGATCCTTGCACCGTCATTCGTTCCCACGCAGGCGCAGCGCAATGGAATGTTCACCGATGCGTCGGGCAATCCTCTGATCATGCGTGACCCTATTCGTAACAGCGTCTATGTCGGTCAGATTCCAACGTCGGACTTTGACCCCACGGCCGTCCGCATCCTGAATCAGTTTGTTGCTTCCTCTCCCACAGGCTCCAACGTCTCCATCCAGGTCCCGAATCCGTCAGTGGATGATCAGTACGTCGGACGCGCCGACTACAACGTGACGCAAAAGGACTCTCTCTATGTCCGTTACTTCCGCGACAAAGGCACGCTGACGAATCAGGCTGGCACCTTCGCTCCCTACGCGACCAGCGATACCTCGCTCAGCCTGCAAAGCTGGGTTCTAGGCGCAACGCACGCCTTTTCCTCTTCCCTGCTGAACGAGCTTCGCCTCTCGGTAGCAAGAATCGATTCCAACGTAACCCAGAAGGATACTCGGCAGCTCTCCGATTTCGGCGCGAACTTTCCTGGTGTCATCTCACCGCAGCTGCCCAACATCAACATCAGCGGTTTTATCAATCTCAACGTAACCGACCTGTTCAACGAGCATGACAACATCTATCAGCTCGGCGATACGTTCCGGTGGACGCACGGTAAGCATTCCATCAGCGTCGGCGGCGAAATCGAACGGCTCGAGCTCTACAACTTCGGCTCTTCAGGCAACAACGGGACGTTTACCTTCAATGGAACCAGGACCGCTGGAACCGTTCCCAATCCGTCGAACCCCGGCTCGACGATTACAGTAACCGGCAACGCATTCGCCGATTTCCTCATTGGCCGTCCGGCAACTCTTCTGCAGGCCAGCCCATACCATCGCAACGCGAAGACCTGGGATGGCTACGCATTTGTGCAAGACGACTATCGCCTGACCGACCGTGTCACCCTCAACCTCGGTCTGCGCTACTCCATCTTCCAGCCCTTCGGCATTACGGGAAATCGTACGAATACATTTCGCGCCGGGCAACAATCGACCGTCGTTCCTTCAGCTCCGCTCGGGATGGTATTTCCCGGGGACAGAAATATTCAGAATGGACTGGTGGCGACTAACTATACCAACATAGCTCCTCGTATTGGCGTTGCATACGATCCGCTCGGCAATGGACGTATGAGCATTCGCGCCGCTTACGGCCTGTTCTTTGAAGATCTTCGCTCCGACATCTTCACATATGCAGCCGTCAATCAGCCCTTTGTGATCTCGAACACTCTCAACGTGCCTTCTAGCCTCACGGATCCATACCGCGGCACGGTCGACCCCTTCCCTTATACCTACAATCCTTCCAACCCGCGCTTCACCTTTCCCATGAGCCTCTTCACGGTTCTTGCTCCAACGCTGAACTCGCCTTATGTACACAACATCAGCGCTTCCATTCAACAGGAGATCTTCGGCGGTATGCAGTTCAACATCGGTTATGTGGGCAAGCTGGAACACGGGCTCGTGCGCATGACTCAGGCCAACCCCGCCGTCTACGGCCCCGGCGCGACCTTGGCAAATACCGATGCGCGGCGCCCGCTGCTGCCAGGAACCTACGCGAGTGTTCGCGTTATCTGTATGTGTTCACCGGCAACCTATCACTCTATGCAGACCTCGCTTTCGAAGAACTACTCCAACGGACTCACCTTCAAGCTGGCCTATACCTGGGGCAAACTGCTCGATCAATACTCCGCAACAAACCTCGGGCAGTTCCCGCAAGATCCTGCTAATCCTGCCGCCGACCGCGCGCGCTCCGACTTCGACCGCCGTAGCGTCTTCTCCGGCTCCATCGTCTACCAGATTCCCTTCTACAAGAACGCCAATCCTGTTCTTCGCCAGGTCTTTTCCAACTGGTCCGTCAACAGCCTAATTCAGATGTCGAGCGGCTTGCCTTTCAATGTAGTCACTGGACGCGACGCATCCTTAACGGGCGTTGGTTATGATCGCCCGAACGTTGTCGGCAATCCACAGAGATCCAGCTACAGCAACCATGCGGACAAGCTGGCGCAATTCTTTAATAAGAGCGCCTATGTAGCGAACAACCCAGGACAGTATGGCAACTCCGGACGCAACTCGCTCAGCGGCCCTGGTCTGCAGAATGTAAACCTCTCCCTTGTAAGAAGCTTCCCACTCGGAGAGAGATACGGAAAGGTACAGTTCCGCTCAGAGTTCTTCAATGCGCTGAACCACGCTAACTTCGGCCAGCCCGACAGCAACTTCAATAACTTCTCCACTAGCTTTGCCTCCATTCGCTCGGCAAGCGACCCCCGTATTATGCAATTTGCATTGCGTTACCAGTTCTAA